A part of Cervus elaphus chromosome 11, mCerEla1.1, whole genome shotgun sequence genomic DNA contains:
- the GTF3C4 gene encoding general transcription factor 3C polypeptide 4 translates to MNTALTRVGPAAERPAPPEEVEGSEAVGKEPAADAAPGPSTAFRLLVTRREPAVRLQYAVSGLEPLAWSEDHRVSVSTARSIAVLELICDVHNPGQDLVIHRTSVPAPLHSCFLKVGSKREVAECKQRFATSEDPTVSQTFMLDRVFNPEGKALPPLRGFKYTSWSPVGCDANGRCLLAALTMDNRLTIQANLNRLQWVQLVDLTEIYGERLYETSYRFSRNEAPEGNLRDFAEFQRRHSMQAPVRMEWSGICTTQQVKHNNECRDVGSVLLAVLFENGNIAVWQFQLPFVGKESISSCNTIESGINSPSVLFWWEYEHNNRKMSGLIVGSAFGPVKILPVNLKAVKGYFTLRQPVVLWKETDQLPVHSIKCVPLYHPYQKCSCSLVVAARGSYVFWCLLLISKAGLNVHNSHVTGLHSLPIVSMTADKQNGTVYTCSSDGKVRQLIPIFTDVALKFEHQLIKLSDVFGSVRTHGIAVSPCGAYLAVITTEGMVNGLHPVNKNYQVQFVTLKTFEEAAAQLLESSVQNLFKQVDLIDLVRWKILKDKHIPQFLHEALEKKIESSGATYYWRFKLFLLRILYQSMQKTPSEALCKPTHEDSKILLVDSPGTGNAEDEQQEEGTSSKQISKQGKDGDPEDPTEDSLPQSGDTGGREPMEEKLLEIQGKIEAVEMHLTREHMKRVLGEVYLHTWITENTSIPTRGLCNFLMSDEEYDDRTARVLIGHISKKMNKQTFPEHCSLCKEILPFTDRKQAVCSNGHIWLRCFLTYQSCQSLIYRRCLLHDSIARHPIPEDPDWIKRLLQSPCPFCDSPVF, encoded by the exons GCCGAGCGGCCCGCGCCGCCCGAGGAGGTGGAGGGCTCTGAGGCGGTCGGGAAGGAGCCGGCGGCGGACGcggccccagggcccagcacgGCGTTCCGCCTCCTGGTGACTCGGCGGGAGCCGGCGGTGAGGCTGCAGTACGCGGTGAGCGGCCTGGAGCCGCTGGCGTGGTCCGAGGACCACCGCGTGTCGGTGTCCACGGCCCGCAGCATCGCTGTGCTGGAACTCATCTGCGACGTGCACAACCCGGGCCAGGACCTGGTTATCCACCGCACATCGGTGCCCGCGCCTCTCCACAGCTGCTTCCTCAAA GTTGGCTCAAAAAGGGAAGTTGCTGAGTGTAAACAGAGATTTGCCACCTCTGAAGACCCCACAGTCAGTCAGACTTTCATGTTGGACAGGGTGTTCAACCCTGAGGGGAAGGCTCTGCCACCACTGAGAGGGTTCAAGTACACTAGCTGGTCCCCCGTGGGCTGTGACGCTAATGGCAGGTGCCTCTTGGCCGCACTGACCATGGACAATCGCCTGACCATCCAGGCTAACCTCAACAGACTGCAGTGGGTCCAGCTGGTGGATCTGACAGAGATTTATGGAGAGCGTCTCTATGAGACCAGCTACAGGTTCTCCAGAAATGAGGCCCCGGAGGGCAATCTCAGGGATTTCGCTGAGTTTCAGAGGCGTCACAGCATGCAGGCGCCGGTCCGGATGGAGTGGTCAGGCATCTGTACCACCCAGCAGGTCAAGCACAACAATGAGTGCCGCGACGTGGGCAGTGTGCTCCTGGCTGTCCTCTTTGAAAACGGGAACATTGCCGTGTGGCAATTCCAGCTCCCGTTTGTTGGAAAGGAGTCTATTTCTTCATGCAACACGATTGAGTCAGGAATCAACTCTCctagtgttttgttttggtggGAATACGAGCACAACAATCGGAAAATGAGTGGCCTTATTGTGGGGAGTGCTTTTGGGCCTGTAAAAATCCTTCCTGTCAATCTTAAAGCAGTTAAAGGCTATTTTACCTTAAGGCAGCCTGTCGTCTTGTGGAAAGAAACAGACCAGTTGCCAGTCCACAGCATCAAGTGTGTGCCGCTGTACCACCCTTACCAGAAGTGCAGCTGTAGCCTAGTGGTGGCCGCACGAGGATCCTATGTGTTTTGGTGTCTTCTCCTGATCTCCAAAGCAGGTCTGAATGTTCACAACTCTCATGTCACAGGCCTGCACTCCCTGCCAATCGTCTCCATGACTGCCGACAAGCAGAATGGGACGGTGTATACCTGCTCCAGTGACGGCAAGGTGAGGCAACTGATCCCCATTTTCACAGATGTGGCGTTGAAGTTTGAGCACCAGCTGATTAAACTCTCCGATGTGTTTGGCTCCGTGAGGACACACGGGATAGCCGTGAGCCCCTGCGGCGCATACCTGGCCGTCATCACCACTGAGGGCATGGTCAACGGCCTCCATCCCGTTAACAAAAACTACCAGGTTCAGTTCGTTACTCTCAAAACCTTTGAAGAGGCAGCTGCTCAGCTTCTGGAGTCTTCTGTCCAGAATCTCTTCAAGCAGGTAGATTTAATAGACCTAGTACGGTGGAAGATTTTAAAGGATAAGCATATCCCTCAATTTTTACATGAAGCTTTGgaaaaaaagattgaaagcagtgGGGCCACCTATTACTGGCGTTTCAAGCTCTTCCTCCTGAGGATTTTATACCAGTCGATGCAGAAAACCCCTTCAGAAGCCTTATGTAAACCCACTCATGAGGACTCAAAAATCTTACTAGTTGACTCACCTGGGACGGGCAATGCTGAGGATGAACAGCAGGAGGAAGGCACTTCTTCCAAACAGATTAGTAAGCAAGGCAAAGACGGTGATCCAGAGGACCCCACAGAGGACTCACTCCCTCAATCTGGGGATACTGGAGGCCGAGAGCCAATGGAAGAGAAACTCCTTGAAATCCAGGGAAAAATTGAAGCAGTGGAAATGCACTTGACGAGGGAGCACATGAAGCGAGTCCTGGGCGAAGTGTACCTACACACCTGGATCACAGAAAACACTAGCATCCCCACCAGGGGACTCTGTAACTTTCTGATGTCTGACGAGGAATATGATGACAGAACCGCACGG GTGCTGATTGGACACATCTCAAAGAAGATGAACAAGCAGACCTTCCCTGAGCACTGTAGTTTGTGTAAGGAGATCTTGCCCTTCACAGATCGCAAGCAGGCCGTCTGCTCCAATGGCCACATTTGGCTCCG GTGCTTTTTAACCTACCAGTCCTGCCAGAGTTTGATATACAGACGGTGTTTGCTCCATGACAGCATCGCTCGCCATCCAATTCCAGAAG ACCCTGACTGGATCAAGAGGTTACTACAAAGCCCCTGCCCTTTCTGCGACTCTCCTGTCTTCTGA